The Leptospira stimsonii genome includes the window GCCGATGGCGGAACGGCATATCTTACAGGAACCGTAAATTTTGCGGGTCTTGGTAAAAACAATCCGGTAGGAATCGTTTATGCCGAACAAAATCACGCATTTGCATCAAATGCAAATCGATTTATCTATCCTTTATGGGAGAATTCCAATCGCAATTTGATTCAAGACAACGGCAAAAGTGAAGCGGCCGGATCTCGGTCCGTTACGACTGCATTTCCGATCGGGGCGACTCCGAGTTATTACGCGCCGAGCGCAGGTTATAATAACTTCGGAAGTAATATCTTAGGCGTAGATTTTATATTACCCGCAATCCCAAGTCCTGCTATCCCCACTCGTAGAGTTACGAATAATACTCCGCAAACTTGCGAAGAATATAAATTCCGAGCGGAACCGAACGGAATTTTCGGAAGTGCAAATTCTGGCTTATCGAAGAATTGGCAATCTCGAAAGAAATTGAATATCAACTTGATCTTTGTTCCGAATACAGTAGCAACACCTACCACCGTAGGCATGGCAACGATGATTCAGACTCTAAAGGACATCTATGCACAAGACACGGTAAAGATCGACGTAACGGTAACGGCCGTTGTTGCTAACGGAGCTGATGCGAACTTTCTGAATATCGCAAATATCTCCGATGATTTCGGTGATGTTGCGGGTTCCTTGGGGACATTATATAAAACAAACCCGAACGGTTCTCAAGATCCGAATTCTTTGAATATATACCTAACAAGAAGTTATACTATTTCAAGTAGTGCGCCGGCCGGAATTTTAGGAATCTCTTCCGGTATTCCGGGAATCCCGATCACGGGAACACCGAAATCGGGAATGATCGTATTTATTGAAAATCATAGAACCGCAACCGGTTGTGGAGGTGTTGGAGCTGACTTGATCTGCGCCGCGGATCAAGTCTTTTTAGCGAAGACAATCGCACACGAAGGCGCTCACTATTTAGGATTGTATCATCCGGTGGAGAAGGACGTTATCAAAGGACGTTATTCTCTCGATCCGTTACCGGAGACCCCTGAATGCCAGGATCAAAATGGAAACAATCTCGTCGGTTTAGGAGAATGTTTGGGAACCGGTTTTTTCAATAGCGGGGGACTCAATCTTATGTTCTGGGCCGGAAATCCAACGATCAATCAAACACAACTCACAGGGGAACAAGGTTGGGTGCTTCGCTCGCATCCTTTGGTGTACTAAGATGAAAGATAAAAAGAATAACATGAAAATAAGAATAGGAAATCTCCTTTTTTCGAGCTTGTTCGTTTCACTTTGTGTGGTGTCGGCAATCAACGCGGATCCTCTCAATCCGGAACAATACGAAAAGATTAAATCAGTCGTATTGCAAACCGGCCATATCGATAGGGAGACGCTCGTTAAGGAAGTTTACGCTATCAACCCAAATCCTCAAGAATATCTGATTGCAATTTCCAAAGAACCCGGGTTACGAGTTTATGCACTTTCACAGATAAACGATTTAATCGCAGACTTCGGCGGTAATTCTGCAAAGACTTATTTAGAATCGACGATTTCAAACGAGAATTCCCATCCTTCCATCAGAAGCGCGGCTGTATTCGCATACGGAAAGTCGTATTATTCCTTGGATAAAACTCGGACGGAAAATTTTTTAAAACAATATGAAAATCACGGCGGAATCGGAAATTCGATTCATAATACGTTGAAAGATCTTAAGACCGGAAAAATAAGCTCGGTGAGATTTTCAGATCGTTTGAAAAAAACAAACTTTGAAAGTATAAAGGATAAGAATCTTCGTAAGCCGGATTCCAATCATAAAAAGACAGATTGATTTACGAGAAACAAATTCTCCTTAGAGGAAAGGTTTACTGAAAACCGCCTTCAAGGAGAAGAATCGTTAGACGTCGTTGTTTGTCTGCAAACACCTTTTTCTTTCCAGTCTAATTTCCACTCCGTCGCGGAGTCATCCTTAAGAAGGCGAACGATAAAATTCGTGCAGGAATAGCGAATGGTATTGTCTACGGCTACTTCGTATTCTCCTGAATATCGAAACCACTGAACGTCTAAATCAATTCCGGAAATCGCTTCACCAATTTTCAAATTCTCGATCGTTTTTCCTTTCCATCGATCTTGGAGAAGATTTTCTTCGATCAATCGGAGAACGGTTTCCCTATCAGGAGATTCTTTTCCCGGATCGGATAAAACTATATTTTTTCCAAAACCCAATTCGGCAAAAAGCCAACCTTTTGTACGAACAAATATATAATTTGCGCCGACCTCGGTTCTCGTAACACTTCCGTCTTTTCTTTTTGTGGTTACTAAAAATGGAAATTTGTAAAGTATATCTGCGTTGGATTTCGGCTCATCTTTTTCGATAAGAACCGGTTCTCCATTACTTTCGATCGATTGGATTTTATCGCCGAGATTTTTTTTCGACCAATGAATCTGAACGTCTTTTTTGGCTCTTTCTTCGTCGGGCGGGCCGGCTAATTGTGCGCTCAACAAAGTGGGCATCAGAATGAGCAAAGCAGTTCCTGCTAACGCGAAGACCTTTTTCATAGCACCATAATTAAAGAGCTCTTTTACCTCTTGTCAATGAATTTAAAGTTGACCTGAGAA containing:
- a CDS encoding M43 family metalopeptidase leptolysin encodes the protein MLRKSFVPLMVFCSLSWGCPVDKNKDKTSENINLLLGLYAYNEALYHCEPSENLRTSGAAPNFSVTSSNLSQVLLTEANSYADGGTAYLTGTVNFAGLGKNNPVGIVYAEQNHAFASNANRFIYPLWENSNRNLIQDNGKSEAAGSRSVTTAFPIGATPSYYAPSAGYNNFGSNILGVDFILPAIPSPAIPTRRVTNNTPQTCEEYKFRAEPNGIFGSANSGLSKNWQSRKKLNINLIFVPNTVATPTTVGMATMIQTLKDIYAQDTVKIDVTVTAVVANGADANFLNIANISDDFGDVAGSLGTLYKTNPNGSQDPNSLNIYLTRSYTISSSAPAGILGISSGIPGIPITGTPKSGMIVFIENHRTATGCGGVGADLICAADQVFLAKTIAHEGAHYLGLYHPVEKDVIKGRYSLDPLPETPECQDQNGNNLVGLGECLGTGFFNSGGLNLMFWAGNPTINQTQLTGEQGWVLRSHPLVY